A single genomic interval of uncultured Sphaerochaeta sp. harbors:
- a CDS encoding protein-L-isoaspartate(D-aspartate) O-methyltransferase codes for MDEKLLQFFSSLDRSRFVDEPYKALSPLDRPLPIGHGQTISQPSLVAYMTEQLELNKTQTVLEIGTGSGYQSAFLAEFSGELYTVERISELSKKAEERLSSLGYRNIHYRVADGNLGWPEHAPFDRIMVTAAPKNIPKPLLDQLAPEGIMIIPVGPEGLQELLKVTKDRHGSVSERKLLDVVFVELVQRE; via the coding sequence ATGGATGAGAAGCTCTTGCAGTTCTTTTCCTCTTTGGACCGTTCCCGCTTTGTGGATGAACCCTACAAAGCCCTCTCTCCCCTTGACCGTCCACTTCCCATCGGACATGGACAGACCATCAGCCAGCCAAGCTTGGTTGCCTATATGACCGAGCAACTTGAACTGAACAAAACCCAAACAGTACTGGAGATCGGAACGGGCAGTGGCTACCAGAGTGCCTTCCTTGCTGAGTTTTCTGGTGAGCTGTATACGGTTGAACGAATCAGCGAATTAAGCAAGAAGGCAGAAGAGAGACTAAGCTCTTTGGGATATAGGAACATCCACTACCGAGTGGCCGATGGCAACCTTGGCTGGCCTGAGCATGCCCCGTTTGACCGGATCATGGTAACCGCAGCACCAAAAAACATCCCAAAACCACTGCTTGATCAGCTTGCTCCTGAGGGCATCATGATCATACCAGTAGGCCCGGAGGGTTTGCAGGAACTGCTCAAGGTAACCAAGGATAGGCATGGCAGTGTATCAGAGAGGAAACTGCTTGATGTCGTATTCGTAGAATTGGTACAGCGAGAATAG
- a CDS encoding nucleoside hydrolase, with translation MKKIIIDCDPGHDDMIAIMVALAAKDVEVLGITTVAGNQTGDKTYLNARKVLTMIGRQDVPLAKGAMVPLVRELVTAAFIHGESGLEGVELPEPKGPVLDVSARDFIVDTLRNADEKVILVPTGPLTNIATVIRSAPEVLDKIERIVLIGGGIRDSNVTPGAEFNILVDPEAARIVFESNIPLTQVGLDVTNKTLLTYEDIETITAMKGPISSYVGPLLKFFADMNKQNFGINGAPVHDALAVATAIWPDVVTTEFLNVSIETRGEFTLGQTVTDVYRVTGRKPNTEVAIAVDVDRMRNIMMDTIRTLDKSVRA, from the coding sequence ATGAAAAAAATAATTATCGACTGTGACCCTGGCCATGACGATATGATAGCAATTATGGTTGCTTTAGCCGCCAAGGATGTTGAGGTTCTTGGTATTACCACTGTTGCTGGAAACCAAACTGGGGACAAAACGTATCTGAATGCAAGAAAAGTCCTCACCATGATAGGACGACAGGACGTTCCTCTTGCTAAAGGTGCAATGGTTCCTTTAGTTCGGGAATTGGTGACAGCAGCGTTTATTCATGGGGAGTCTGGATTGGAGGGGGTAGAGTTGCCTGAGCCTAAGGGTCCAGTTTTGGATGTGTCGGCACGGGATTTTATTGTGGATACACTACGTAATGCAGATGAAAAAGTAATTCTGGTTCCTACCGGTCCACTTACCAATATTGCCACTGTCATTCGTTCAGCTCCTGAAGTTTTAGATAAAATTGAGCGAATTGTGCTTATAGGAGGTGGTATTCGGGATTCGAATGTAACCCCTGGTGCCGAGTTCAATATTTTGGTGGATCCTGAAGCCGCGCGGATCGTATTTGAATCAAATATTCCTTTGACCCAGGTGGGGCTTGATGTCACCAATAAAACGCTTCTTACTTACGAGGACATAGAAACCATAACCGCAATGAAGGGGCCAATATCCTCCTATGTTGGACCATTGCTGAAGTTTTTTGCTGACATGAATAAGCAAAACTTCGGGATCAATGGAGCACCGGTACATGACGCTCTGGCTGTTGCTACAGCTATCTGGCCGGATGTTGTCACTACTGAGTTCCTGAATGTCTCAATAGAGACTCGGGGTGAATTCACCTTGGGGCAAACGGTAACCGATGTCTATAGGGTAACCGGTAGGAAGCCAAATACAGAGGTTGCTATTGCAGTGGATGTGGATAGAATGCGGAATATCATGATGGACACGATCCGCACATTGGATAAATCGGTAAGAGCTTAG
- a CDS encoding type II toxin-antitoxin system death-on-curing family toxin, which yields MIRLSIEQTLLIHSYLIEVSGGSIGLRDKAALESALSTPFQTFGGEDLYPGKVRKAAALCFGLIQNHPFIDGNKRIGVHLCDVFLELNGIRLDYTDDDLVKLGLSVANGSWKIPDILAWIVRHQVL from the coding sequence ATGATCCGCTTATCTATAGAACAAACCCTGCTCATCCATTCATACCTCATCGAAGTATCGGGAGGTTCAATAGGATTGAGAGATAAAGCTGCTTTAGAATCGGCACTCAGCACTCCTTTCCAAACCTTTGGAGGGGAAGATCTATATCCCGGGAAAGTACGAAAGGCTGCAGCACTGTGTTTTGGATTGATCCAAAATCATCCTTTCATTGATGGTAACAAACGGATAGGAGTTCACCTCTGTGATGTTTTCCTTGAACTCAATGGAATCAGGCTGGACTATACAGATGATGATTTGGTAAAACTCGGGTTATCTGTTGCAAACGGGTCTTGGAAAATACCTGATATTCTTGCATGGATTGTACGGCACCAAGTCTTGTAA
- a CDS encoding DUF4172 domain-containing protein yields the protein MAYIWNNLEWPSFTYDEEQIIKQYEAYILQKKATDIVFAMIDPDMRDRMHAQALTDEIRASLEIEGVSISYDSVYSSICKHLDIHLEKKAKSDRYAESISMLVLDATGNLDALSTDRIQGWHSLLFSQMAGIKPRHIGEYRSGPVYISKGNGRKEELVYEGLPFERIPREMEQLIAFINEENEKKPLIKSAIASLWFLCIHPFGDGNGRISRAIAEYVLSKGFHETHRVYSMSSLILKNRNDYYRLLREFSSQAESLDCTKWLLWNIEIAIKAKLEALHTYERSVKLTRFMKNLDPSIYNSRQLSMLFKLADGSFEGKLSTDKWAKMNKCSPAAASRDIQQLLIERLLVPSGETGPKTGYFLNPSILETL from the coding sequence ATGGCATATATCTGGAATAATCTTGAATGGCCGTCATTTACCTATGATGAAGAACAGATTATAAAGCAATACGAAGCGTATATATTGCAGAAAAAAGCAACTGATATTGTGTTTGCAATGATCGATCCAGATATGAGAGACAGGATGCATGCGCAAGCCCTTACCGATGAGATACGAGCCAGTCTGGAGATTGAAGGAGTATCCATCTCCTACGATTCCGTATATTCCTCAATATGCAAGCATCTTGATATTCATCTCGAGAAGAAGGCGAAAAGTGACCGATACGCCGAAAGTATTTCAATGCTTGTCCTTGATGCAACAGGAAATCTGGATGCGCTCTCTACTGACAGGATACAAGGGTGGCACTCCCTTCTCTTCTCCCAGATGGCTGGGATTAAGCCAAGGCATATTGGTGAATACCGTAGCGGTCCCGTATACATCAGCAAAGGAAATGGGAGGAAGGAAGAACTTGTGTACGAGGGACTTCCCTTTGAAAGGATTCCAAGAGAGATGGAACAGCTCATTGCATTCATTAATGAGGAGAATGAGAAAAAGCCACTCATAAAGAGTGCCATTGCATCCTTATGGTTTCTTTGTATTCACCCCTTTGGGGATGGAAATGGAAGAATCTCCAGGGCGATTGCAGAGTATGTACTCTCAAAAGGTTTTCATGAGACCCACAGGGTATACAGTATGTCATCCTTAATTCTGAAGAATCGAAATGACTATTATCGCCTCTTGCGGGAGTTCAGCTCACAGGCAGAATCGCTGGATTGTACCAAGTGGCTCCTTTGGAATATTGAAATAGCAATCAAGGCAAAACTGGAAGCACTACATACCTATGAGAGGAGTGTAAAGCTTACACGGTTTATGAAAAACCTGGATCCGTCCATCTATAACTCACGGCAGTTGTCGATGTTGTTCAAGCTTGCCGATGGATCGTTTGAGGGTAAGCTTTCAACCGATAAATGGGCAAAAATGAACAAATGCTCTCCAGCTGCAGCCTCAAGAGATATTCAGCAACTTCTCATTGAAAGATTGTTGGTACCCTCTGGAGAGACCGGCCCAAAGACAGGATACTTCCTCAATCCAAGTATTCTGGAGACCCTCTGA
- a CDS encoding ABC transporter permease, translating to MNPFLENVLTPQFGYSVIRVTTPLLLPALGVAISELSGAANIALEGIMLIAAFTGVVVSAYTGSLWIAFFAGIAAGVLVGALLGFFHLRLKADIILSAIALNMFASGFTIFLLFLFTGDKGSSNSLQSLVFPEITIPIIHSIPIIGEIFSGHNLITYLSILAVILYWVIVHKTPLGLRIRAVGQNPHAAESVGINVNRIKLYALMLSGMFGALAGMYLSMGYVSWFSRDMTAGRGFIAIAASTLGNLTPVGIFISSLLFGFVNAVSIYISSLNIPSEIIQSIPYVMTVLALTIFSIRKKTKTL from the coding sequence ATGAATCCATTTTTAGAAAATGTTCTTACTCCACAGTTTGGGTATTCAGTGATTCGCGTTACGACACCTCTTTTGCTTCCAGCTCTAGGTGTTGCCATATCGGAGCTCTCAGGAGCAGCAAATATTGCACTGGAAGGAATAATGCTTATCGCAGCTTTCACTGGTGTGGTTGTAAGCGCCTATACTGGAAGCCTCTGGATTGCCTTTTTTGCAGGAATTGCTGCAGGAGTCCTTGTTGGTGCACTTCTTGGTTTCTTCCATTTGCGGTTGAAGGCAGACATAATCCTTTCTGCAATTGCACTCAATATGTTTGCTTCGGGTTTTACCATTTTCCTTTTGTTCTTGTTTACTGGTGATAAAGGAAGTTCAAATTCATTGCAGAGCTTGGTGTTTCCTGAAATAACCATCCCGATTATTCATTCCATTCCAATAATTGGCGAAATTTTTAGTGGGCATAATCTAATTACATATCTCTCTATTCTAGCAGTAATTCTCTATTGGGTTATTGTTCATAAAACACCTCTTGGACTGAGAATACGAGCTGTCGGACAAAATCCACATGCAGCAGAATCGGTTGGGATCAATGTAAATAGGATCAAGTTGTATGCTCTCATGCTATCGGGAATGTTTGGAGCACTGGCTGGGATGTATCTTTCCATGGGATATGTTTCATGGTTTTCACGAGATATGACTGCCGGTAGAGGTTTTATTGCAATTGCGGCTTCTACATTAGGAAATCTGACTCCAGTGGGAATTTTCATATCTTCATTGTTGTTTGGATTTGTAAATGCAGTTTCCATTTACATCTCTTCGTTGAATATTCCTTCGGAGATTATTCAGAGTATACCGTATGTGATGACTGTTCTTGCACTTACCATATTTTCGATACGAAAGAAAACTAAAACACTCTAG
- a CDS encoding type II toxin-antitoxin system prevent-host-death family antitoxin has translation MLIDMKNLVSITEANRNFSKIARAVDENGSVVVLKNNAPKYVIISYEQITADEQVSDEQLLAISRKLFKRHEAAYKELAK, from the coding sequence ATGTTGATAGATATGAAGAACCTGGTATCCATCACTGAGGCTAATCGGAATTTCTCGAAGATTGCTCGGGCCGTCGATGAAAACGGATCCGTGGTGGTATTGAAGAACAATGCTCCCAAGTATGTGATCATTTCCTACGAACAGATTACGGCCGACGAACAAGTATCAGATGAACAGTTGCTTGCTATATCGAGAAAGTTGTTCAAGCGCCACGAGGCAGCTTATAAAGAACTCGCAAAATGA
- a CDS encoding DUF2089 domain-containing protein, which yields MEHSWQKLLSMTGGKKFVITQVRVPEDNITIEGNFQLPPFAELSMEDQIFIAAFIKTNGSIKQMESIFNISYPTVKNRLNRIANQLDIVDVTVKVSSPISSVLDRIERGEITASDALKEME from the coding sequence ATGGAACACAGTTGGCAAAAGTTGCTCTCGATGACCGGGGGAAAGAAGTTCGTAATAACCCAGGTACGGGTACCAGAGGACAACATAACCATAGAAGGAAATTTCCAGCTGCCTCCCTTTGCGGAGCTCAGCATGGAAGACCAGATTTTCATTGCAGCGTTCATCAAGACCAATGGATCGATCAAACAGATGGAGTCGATCTTCAATATCAGCTACCCAACGGTGAAGAACCGCCTAAATCGCATTGCTAACCAGCTTGATATCGTGGATGTCACGGTGAAGGTTTCCAGTCCGATATCAAGTGTCCTGGACCGGATTGAGCGGGGTGAGATTACTGCCAGTGATGCACTGAAGGAGATGGAATAA
- a CDS encoding ABC transporter permease, protein MEKFLVKHFTMIRTLVAILIGVFVTIFLIVLISADAGYSLSQFFLGPFASKGRFSNIFENAAPLIICGVAIAFSFQASQFNVGAEGSFFISAAIGTAFAVSTQMHPLLHIPAIILVSGLAGGLWNGISGFLKAKWNASELVSSLMLNYVAYFLGLYLINHHFRDRQAGYLTSEKLLPSALLPRLIPGTRFHLGIIIALLIALVAYLVIYKTKFGYELRVSGQNEKFARFAGINIFKIVLFSQVISGMLAGVGGAIEVMGIHQRFNWQSLPGYGWDGVIVAIIGRNHPLLIIVASLFLSYLKVGGQVLNLMSDVPSEMVSVIQSIIILLITAEAFLGNWKATMNRKLAEGGTK, encoded by the coding sequence ATGGAAAAATTTCTCGTTAAACATTTCACAATGATACGGACTCTTGTCGCCATTCTCATAGGAGTTTTTGTGACAATCTTCCTGATTGTGCTTATAAGTGCCGATGCAGGGTATTCATTGAGCCAATTTTTTCTTGGTCCGTTCGCTTCCAAGGGTAGATTTTCCAATATTTTTGAGAATGCTGCACCCTTGATCATTTGTGGAGTTGCCATTGCTTTCTCATTCCAGGCTTCTCAGTTTAATGTTGGAGCTGAAGGATCATTCTTTATCAGTGCTGCCATAGGCACTGCCTTTGCAGTATCAACACAGATGCATCCTTTGCTCCATATTCCAGCAATCATACTGGTTTCCGGTTTAGCAGGGGGGCTCTGGAATGGTATTTCAGGATTTTTGAAAGCAAAATGGAACGCAAGCGAACTGGTTTCATCCTTGATGCTTAACTATGTTGCCTACTTTCTTGGGTTGTATCTCATCAATCACCATTTCCGCGATAGGCAGGCAGGATACCTTACCAGTGAAAAGCTACTCCCTTCTGCACTTTTGCCACGTTTGATACCAGGAACACGTTTCCATCTGGGTATAATTATTGCACTTCTGATTGCACTGGTAGCCTACTTGGTGATTTATAAGACTAAATTTGGGTATGAGTTGAGAGTCAGTGGTCAGAACGAAAAGTTCGCTCGGTTTGCAGGTATCAATATTTTCAAGATTGTGCTGTTCTCCCAGGTGATCAGCGGCATGTTAGCCGGTGTAGGTGGTGCAATCGAGGTGATGGGAATTCACCAACGATTTAATTGGCAATCTCTCCCAGGCTATGGGTGGGACGGGGTGATTGTTGCGATTATTGGAAGGAATCATCCACTCCTAATCATTGTAGCCTCATTATTTCTCTCATATCTAAAAGTTGGAGGGCAGGTGCTCAACCTCATGTCCGACGTTCCTAGTGAGATGGTTTCAGTTATTCAGTCAATTATTATCCTCCTGATTACCGCTGAAGCATTCCTGGGTAACTGGAAGGCAACCATGAATAGGAAACTCGCAGAAGGAGGTACCAAATGA
- a CDS encoding RloB domain-containing protein, with product MSVLGKTIVSHIFDRESEELVHVQQFSTTLERMKKAQYIGKAITYKLGYSNFAFDLWMILHKADCNRALNYRHQYLEPINRAFNEQFPSMKEYKKEDNFKRLLGKLTLADVWVAVDRAERIMERNRENGFPLQRHCGYEYYTVNPALSVGEIVKNILEGCDVPRDFN from the coding sequence ATGAGTGTTTTAGGCAAGACCATAGTTTCTCATATTTTCGATCGGGAAAGCGAGGAACTTGTGCATGTGCAGCAATTTTCAACGACTTTGGAGCGAATGAAAAAGGCTCAATATATTGGGAAAGCCATAACCTACAAGTTGGGTTATAGTAATTTTGCCTTTGATCTTTGGATGATACTACACAAAGCAGATTGTAATAGGGCATTGAACTATCGGCATCAATACCTTGAGCCGATTAATAGAGCTTTTAATGAACAGTTTCCAAGTATGAAAGAGTACAAGAAGGAAGATAATTTTAAGAGATTGTTGGGGAAACTGACTCTGGCTGACGTATGGGTTGCTGTTGATAGGGCTGAAAGAATCATGGAAAGAAACAGGGAGAACGGGTTTCCTTTACAGCGCCATTGTGGATATGAGTATTATACAGTCAACCCTGCTCTCTCTGTCGGAGAGATTGTGAAGAACATCCTGGAGGGTTGCGATGTCCCCCGTGATTTCAATTAG
- a CDS encoding ATP-binding protein: protein MKNYKSFKDECVFSMKVAPKQKGLDYSILSEKIGRNVYKGLSSAIIYGPNASGKTNIIGAMETFKHIVLRGNIRNAEVKDSPNAASSALELIPNNTLNTVEPVDLSIAFTDGGLLFEYAMSLDLGRFLDRDHERKVLKETLRVSNTTLFVREAATLEIGDMTVVEPYLVSAYIQNAKGAAALAESSLHDEELFLANGFKTMFSAKLPSAITQWLDKCFVVIYRSDSMQLVRKFSEPKKRSVFIEKTLNEAAALFGVNSNALGYVLDGEHEEAQLCSIFNRNSKHAAIPVELFESYGTIRFINLFPLVLRTLREGGILVVDEFDASIHPMALMNIITLFHNDELNTHNAQLVFNTHNPIFLNSNLFRRDEIKFVDRDDETHCSTHYSLSDFGTAGAKGVRLSEDYMKNYFVDRYGAIKSIDLAPIIRTLMNDNNKE from the coding sequence ATGAAGAACTACAAATCCTTCAAGGATGAATGTGTGTTCTCCATGAAGGTCGCCCCGAAACAGAAGGGTCTGGATTACAGTATCCTTTCTGAGAAAATCGGGAGGAATGTCTATAAAGGTTTAAGTTCGGCGATTATTTACGGTCCTAACGCCTCAGGCAAGACCAACATCATCGGAGCAATGGAAACCTTCAAGCATATCGTGCTTCGCGGAAATATTCGAAATGCTGAGGTGAAAGATTCTCCCAATGCTGCCTCCAGCGCACTTGAGCTGATTCCGAACAATACACTAAATACTGTTGAGCCAGTAGATCTGTCCATCGCATTCACTGATGGGGGGCTTCTCTTTGAGTATGCAATGTCCCTTGATCTTGGACGATTCCTGGATCGGGACCATGAGAGGAAAGTTCTCAAAGAGACTCTTCGTGTGAGCAATACCACCCTCTTTGTCCGCGAGGCTGCAACATTGGAAATTGGGGACATGACTGTTGTAGAACCGTACTTGGTTTCTGCGTATATTCAGAATGCGAAGGGTGCGGCAGCCTTGGCTGAGAGTAGCCTCCATGATGAGGAGTTATTCCTTGCCAATGGTTTCAAGACTATGTTCAGTGCAAAGCTCCCTTCAGCGATTACCCAGTGGCTGGATAAGTGCTTCGTTGTCATCTACCGCTCTGATTCGATGCAGTTGGTTCGGAAGTTTTCCGAACCTAAGAAACGGTCGGTCTTCATCGAAAAGACATTGAATGAAGCAGCTGCATTGTTTGGGGTAAATTCCAATGCCTTGGGATATGTCTTGGATGGAGAGCATGAAGAAGCTCAGCTTTGCTCAATCTTCAACAGGAATTCCAAACATGCTGCTATCCCAGTGGAATTGTTTGAATCATACGGGACTATCCGTTTCATCAACCTGTTCCCACTTGTTCTCAGGACCTTGAGGGAAGGTGGTATCTTGGTCGTCGATGAGTTTGATGCTTCCATCCATCCGATGGCTTTGATGAATATCATCACACTGTTCCATAATGATGAGTTGAACACACACAATGCCCAGTTGGTGTTCAATACACACAATCCTATTTTCCTGAATTCAAATCTGTTCAGAAGGGACGAGATCAAGTTCGTAGATCGTGATGATGAGACTCATTGCAGTACACATTATTCCTTGTCTGACTTTGGTACTGCAGGTGCAAAGGGTGTTCGCTTGAGTGAGGACTATATGAAAAACTATTTCGTGGACCGCTATGGGGCAATCAAGAGTATTGATCTAGCACCAATCATCCGAACCTTGATGAACGATAACAATAAGGAGTAG
- a CDS encoding ImmA/IrrE family metallo-endopeptidase, with protein sequence MVKTTYPVSPAVVDWVINQLGTHTTPVDSLPLLKDWQTGVKTPTFSEIETVSKKTRIPLGYFFLQTPPKEEIKLMEFRTIASTGSKNPSRELIDTIEDMEQIVDWTRECLITEGSKVNPIVGKLKHETNIEVITSYIRKVLGLSTNWFETQEPSFNYLRTRMSEAGIIVMMNGVVRNNTHRPLNIDEFRAFTIVDTFAPLIFINATDSKSGRLFSLLHELIHICLGVDDLFNDRHSTVKGISKLEILCNAVAAEILVPTNLFYSTWESFISRSNSAEETIHKVSHFFKCGTIVVARKALDTGKISHVTYDTIVQNALEHYIENRKSKDSGGNFYNTKGSRIDKRFLTFVVDSVSRGTTLYSEAFRLTDTNRHTFSKLVERMND encoded by the coding sequence ATGGTGAAAACAACATATCCCGTATCCCCTGCTGTGGTTGATTGGGTAATCAACCAACTTGGGACACATACAACTCCAGTCGACTCTCTACCTCTCCTGAAGGATTGGCAAACAGGAGTCAAGACACCTACTTTCAGTGAAATTGAAACCGTAAGCAAGAAAACTCGCATACCCCTCGGCTATTTCTTCTTACAAACTCCTCCCAAAGAAGAAATCAAACTCATGGAATTTAGAACTATTGCTAGCACTGGTTCTAAGAATCCAAGCAGGGAATTGATCGATACAATCGAGGACATGGAACAGATTGTCGATTGGACACGAGAATGTCTGATCACTGAGGGCTCTAAAGTTAATCCAATAGTTGGTAAGCTCAAGCATGAAACCAATATCGAAGTCATCACCAGCTATATCCGAAAAGTCCTTGGGTTATCCACCAACTGGTTTGAGACACAAGAACCCTCTTTCAACTATCTCAGAACCAGGATGAGTGAAGCCGGGATCATCGTGATGATGAATGGTGTCGTTAGAAACAATACCCACAGACCGCTCAACATCGATGAATTCCGTGCCTTTACAATCGTTGATACGTTCGCGCCATTGATTTTTATCAATGCGACTGACTCCAAGAGCGGAAGGTTGTTCTCTTTACTTCACGAGCTCATTCATATCTGCCTTGGTGTAGACGACCTATTCAATGATAGGCACAGCACAGTAAAAGGCATCAGCAAACTTGAGATTCTCTGCAATGCGGTAGCAGCGGAAATTCTTGTTCCAACCAATCTATTTTACAGCACATGGGAGAGCTTCATCTCTCGATCTAATTCTGCCGAGGAGACCATCCATAAAGTTTCCCATTTTTTCAAGTGTGGAACTATCGTCGTTGCACGTAAGGCACTGGATACAGGAAAGATTAGTCATGTAACCTACGATACCATCGTACAGAATGCCTTAGAGCACTACATTGAAAATAGAAAGAGTAAAGATTCTGGGGGGAATTTTTACAATACGAAGGGAAGTCGCATAGATAAACGTTTCTTAACATTTGTCGTGGATAGTGTTTCTCGGGGAACAACCCTCTATAGCGAGGCATTCAGACTTACCGATACAAACAGGCATACATTTTCGAAACTAGTAGAAAGGATGAATGATTAA
- a CDS encoding sce7726 family protein, translated as MTTNNAIINKLFTQNVFKDLLNQKTPPTLAQVAHRYIPSLEALSNGEILSQMYQFMSQSYRNEYFYQNTLLMKLLLGKHSVRTTTALTQIPIGNSIADFVLINGKAVVYEIKTELDTFNRLRGQLEDYYKAFDRVCVVTSESSFSKLDSELSDTPVGIYVLNKQNRLSNKIKKDPIRDASNINHHSLFSLLRKKEYENILLAYYRELPSATPVFYYEASYERFAEIPLDEAFVMVLNELKKRNRVEKDDISEIPDPLKSLAYFSNISTKQKLLLSEYLSQQFRG; from the coding sequence TTGACTACAAATAATGCAATCATCAATAAGCTCTTTACCCAAAATGTATTCAAAGACTTACTAAACCAAAAAACACCTCCTACACTTGCTCAAGTTGCTCATCGGTACATACCTTCTCTAGAAGCTTTGAGTAACGGTGAAATACTATCTCAAATGTATCAATTCATGTCTCAATCCTACAGAAATGAATATTTCTATCAGAATACACTGCTTATGAAATTGCTTTTGGGGAAGCATAGCGTACGTACTACGACAGCTTTGACACAGATACCCATAGGAAATTCAATTGCAGACTTTGTCCTGATTAACGGCAAAGCTGTTGTGTATGAGATTAAAACAGAATTGGACACATTCAATAGACTGAGAGGACAGCTAGAAGACTATTACAAAGCTTTTGACCGTGTGTGCGTGGTTACATCGGAATCTTCCTTCTCTAAGCTTGATTCTGAACTATCTGATACTCCTGTAGGTATATACGTTTTGAACAAGCAGAATCGGTTGAGTAATAAAATCAAGAAAGACCCAATAAGAGATGCATCAAACATTAATCATCATTCTCTATTTTCTTTGTTACGAAAGAAGGAGTACGAGAACATACTCCTTGCGTACTACAGAGAACTCCCTTCAGCTACTCCAGTGTTTTACTATGAAGCGAGCTATGAAAGGTTTGCTGAGATTCCTCTTGATGAAGCGTTCGTGATGGTCCTCAATGAGCTGAAGAAACGAAATAGGGTAGAGAAAGACGATATTTCTGAGATTCCTGATCCACTTAAATCACTTGCGTATTTTTCAAATATTTCTACCAAGCAGAAGCTGCTGTTAAGTGAGTATCTTTCTCAACAATTCAGGGGGTAG
- a CDS encoding Fic family protein has product MRYYSVAEIAQRWSMSERGVRNYCAQGRIEGAFLKGKTWMIPDGATKPEKETTSQRTSSSLLARLKEEKHSRRKGGIYQKLQIDMTYNSNHMEGSQLTYEQTRYIYETNTIGLENTILQVDDIVETANHFRCIDLMIDRATFTLSEAFIKQLHATLKTGTSDSRKDWIGIGSYKKLPNEVGGLETVPPEQVAEQMQALLASYHSIEEKTLDDILEFHVHFELIHPFQDGNGRVGRLIMFKECLRSNITPFIITDDMKLYYYRGLSEWKRERGNLRDTCLAAQDTFRQYLDYFRIPYDTKS; this is encoded by the coding sequence ATGCGGTATTACTCAGTCGCAGAAATTGCTCAAAGATGGTCCATGAGCGAACGAGGGGTGAGGAATTATTGTGCTCAAGGCAGAATTGAGGGAGCATTCCTGAAAGGGAAAACCTGGATGATTCCTGATGGAGCTACCAAGCCTGAAAAAGAAACGACATCGCAGAGAACTTCCTCTTCTCTGTTGGCTCGCCTGAAGGAAGAGAAGCACTCCAGGAGGAAGGGAGGTATTTACCAGAAACTCCAGATAGACATGACCTATAATTCAAACCACATGGAAGGAAGCCAGCTCACGTATGAACAAACTCGGTATATCTATGAAACCAATACCATCGGCCTTGAGAATACCATCTTGCAAGTCGACGACATTGTAGAGACAGCGAACCATTTTCGTTGCATTGACCTGATGATTGATCGAGCAACATTCACGCTTAGTGAGGCGTTTATCAAACAACTGCATGCCACCTTGAAGACAGGTACCAGTGATAGCCGAAAGGATTGGATTGGCATAGGATCATACAAAAAACTCCCCAATGAGGTTGGAGGTCTTGAAACAGTGCCTCCTGAGCAGGTTGCAGAACAGATGCAAGCTTTGCTTGCCTCCTATCACTCAATCGAGGAAAAGACACTTGATGATATCCTTGAATTCCATGTTCACTTTGAGCTCATTCATCCATTCCAAGATGGTAATGGACGGGTCGGAAGATTGATTATGTTCAAGGAGTGCCTCCGTTCAAACATCACTCCCTTTATCATAACCGATGATATGAAGCTCTATTATTATAGGGGTCTCAGTGAATGGAAGAGAGAAAGAGGAAACCTTCGCGATACATGCCTTGCTGCGCAGGATACGTTTAGGCAGTACTTGGACTACTTCAGGATTCCCTATGATACGAAATCCTGA